From one Gimesia sp. genomic stretch:
- a CDS encoding neutral/alkaline non-lysosomal ceramidase N-terminal domain-containing protein: protein MKNNIHRYLLVLILMGTVTVGENCLLSAAEAKQQTEWKAVAASVVITPEKPMWMAGYAARTEPSKGKVHDLYAKLLILEDSRGRKLVMITTDLIGITPALRDPIAARLEEDFQIPAAALLMNASHTHCGPELRESKASRRGLGGDRGAQARVYTQELVRKLVAAIGEALPQLEPAVLKYSYGRAGFSMNRRLPTENGVINSPHPEGPVDQRVPVLMVERPDSSLMAVLFGYACHNTTLSFYQFCGDYAGYAQEYLQADHPGTVAMFMMGCGGDQNPYPRRTLDLAKQHGRALANAVETAISVKQPRLIHGPLGVAMGDVELEFATPPSKAELLKQKENGNKYEVSHATRLLDQLEERGGIQTEYAFPLQVVQLGKDLTLVAVCGETVVDYSHRFQKELKSGHGAGETDPIVWVAGYSNHVFGYLPSLRVLKEGGYEGARAMIYSSYPGPFAKSVEERVAAKVHQLTEQARREALGD, encoded by the coding sequence ATGAAGAATAACATACACCGCTATCTGTTGGTCCTGATTCTGATGGGAACCGTGACGGTCGGGGAGAATTGTCTCCTGTCAGCAGCCGAAGCGAAACAGCAGACCGAATGGAAAGCCGTAGCAGCGTCGGTGGTGATTACTCCCGAGAAACCGATGTGGATGGCCGGTTATGCAGCCCGCACAGAACCTTCCAAGGGGAAAGTACATGATCTCTACGCCAAGCTGCTGATTCTGGAAGACAGCCGTGGCAGGAAACTGGTGATGATCACAACCGACCTGATCGGCATCACCCCTGCTCTGCGTGATCCGATTGCGGCCCGCCTGGAAGAAGATTTTCAGATTCCCGCGGCGGCACTGTTGATGAATGCCTCGCATACGCACTGCGGACCGGAGCTGAGAGAATCGAAGGCTTCCCGCCGGGGTCTGGGCGGCGATCGTGGTGCCCAGGCGCGGGTTTATACGCAGGAGCTGGTGAGAAAACTGGTGGCTGCGATTGGGGAGGCCCTTCCCCAACTGGAGCCAGCCGTGCTCAAGTATTCGTATGGACGCGCCGGTTTTTCGATGAACCGCCGCCTGCCTACGGAGAACGGCGTGATCAACAGCCCGCATCCCGAAGGTCCCGTCGATCAACGGGTGCCCGTGCTGATGGTCGAACGGCCCGACAGTTCTCTGATGGCGGTGCTGTTTGGTTATGCCTGTCACAATACGACGCTCAGTTTCTACCAGTTCTGTGGTGACTACGCGGGTTATGCCCAGGAATATCTACAAGCTGACCACCCGGGAACCGTGGCGATGTTCATGATGGGGTGTGGCGGGGATCAGAACCCTTACCCGCGACGGACGCTCGACCTGGCGAAGCAGCACGGACGGGCGCTGGCCAATGCGGTTGAGACGGCTATCTCTGTGAAACAGCCTCGCCTGATTCACGGTCCTCTGGGCGTGGCGATGGGCGATGTGGAACTGGAGTTTGCGACTCCCCCTTCGAAAGCAGAACTGCTCAAGCAGAAAGAGAATGGCAACAAGTATGAGGTCAGTCACGCGACACGATTGCTGGACCAGCTGGAGGAACGGGGTGGCATTCAGACCGAATATGCTTTTCCGCTGCAGGTGGTTCAGTTGGGAAAAGACCTGACCCTGGTGGCGGTCTGCGGTGAGACCGTGGTCGATTATTCGCATCGCTTCCAGAAAGAGCTGAAGTCGGGACATGGTGCGGGCGAGACAGATCCGATTGTCTGGGTTGCCGGCTATTCGAACCATGTCTTCGGTTACCTGCCCAGCCTGCGGGTCCTGAAAGAGGGAGGCTATGAAGGCGCCCGGGCGATGATTTACTCTTCCTATCCCGGTCCATTTGCGAAGTCGGTCGAAGAGCGTGTGGCTGCGAAAGTGCATCAGCTGACCGAACAGGCCCGCCGGGAGGCACTAGGCGATTAG
- a CDS encoding ABC transporter ATP-binding protein: MLLELEQLSKSFKSGPGRVQAVDGVSLTVAATEFVAIQGPSGCGKSTLLLMAGGLLSPDSGQVLIEGTNPYRLSSDQRARFRSQHLGFVFQQFHLVPYLNVLDNVLTPALALIRSQARERARALIEQFGLEQRLHHTPAQLSTGEKQRVALARALFHQPKILLADEPTGNLDSENSTIVLNALSQFAADGGCVLMVSHDDQAVQSAQRVLGIRDGRLVTPQECESLVNS; the protein is encoded by the coding sequence ATGTTACTTGAACTGGAACAACTGTCGAAATCATTCAAGTCCGGTCCGGGCCGTGTCCAGGCAGTAGACGGCGTAAGCCTGACTGTCGCTGCGACTGAGTTCGTAGCAATTCAGGGACCCAGCGGCTGTGGAAAGTCGACACTGTTGCTGATGGCGGGGGGACTGCTCAGCCCCGATTCCGGCCAGGTGCTGATTGAAGGGACCAATCCGTATCGTCTTTCGAGTGATCAACGGGCCCGTTTCCGTTCACAACATCTGGGCTTTGTGTTTCAGCAGTTCCACCTCGTGCCTTACCTGAATGTGCTGGACAACGTCTTAACGCCGGCCTTGGCATTAATTCGGAGTCAGGCCCGGGAGCGGGCCCGTGCATTGATTGAACAATTTGGCCTGGAACAGCGTCTGCATCATACCCCGGCCCAGTTGAGTACCGGGGAAAAGCAGCGGGTCGCACTGGCCCGCGCCCTGTTTCATCAGCCCAAAATTCTGCTCGCGGATGAGCCGACAGGTAACCTGGACAGCGAGAACTCCACTATTGTCTTGAACGCACTCAGTCAGTTTGCCGCCGATGGTGGTTGTGTTTTGATGGTCTCGCACGATGACCAGGCAGTACAGTCGGCGCAACGCGTGTTGGGGATCAGGGATGGTCGCCTCGTGACTCCTCAAGAATGTGAATCGTTAGTCAACTCCTGA
- a CDS encoding ABC transporter permease, whose protein sequence is MSASNSEEPPRTWKSRSDLPFYAVFVAVSAVYILLIVAMLAAETTYTTPGHIMRSFQKPEIRYAIWLSLVSCAITTVLSLWVSVPIGYLMSRHQFPGKTLIDAILDIPIVLPPLVIGLCLLILFQIQLPQFEWLNEMVAAKSGIVYDKAAAAAGADQTQSLDELIRKITKVLFGRAIGVTYEIPSIILAQFMVACAFAVRTMRVTFDQIGPRYEQVALTLGCNRGQAFWRVVFPQAYRGLLAAATLAWARSLGEFGPILIFSGATRMKTEVLPTTVFLELTVGNIEGAVAASLIMVVSALIVLVIARMFGLTRSAAI, encoded by the coding sequence ATGAGTGCGTCGAATTCTGAAGAACCTCCTCGCACATGGAAGTCGCGTTCTGATCTCCCCTTTTATGCCGTGTTCGTGGCCGTCAGTGCCGTTTACATTCTGTTGATCGTGGCCATGCTGGCTGCGGAGACGACGTATACGACTCCCGGTCATATCATGCGGTCGTTTCAGAAGCCGGAAATCCGCTATGCGATCTGGTTGAGCCTGGTTTCCTGTGCGATTACGACTGTGCTTTCGCTTTGGGTCTCGGTACCTATTGGCTACCTGATGTCGCGGCATCAGTTTCCGGGAAAGACACTGATCGACGCGATTCTGGATATTCCAATCGTGCTCCCTCCCCTGGTCATCGGACTTTGTCTGTTGATTCTGTTTCAGATCCAGTTACCCCAGTTTGAATGGCTGAATGAAATGGTGGCGGCGAAGTCTGGCATTGTGTATGACAAGGCGGCTGCTGCGGCCGGCGCGGACCAGACACAGTCACTGGATGAGTTGATTCGCAAGATCACGAAAGTGCTGTTTGGGCGCGCCATCGGGGTGACGTACGAAATTCCGAGTATCATTCTTGCACAGTTCATGGTGGCCTGTGCCTTTGCCGTGCGGACGATGCGGGTCACTTTTGACCAGATCGGTCCCCGCTATGAACAGGTGGCGTTAACCCTGGGATGCAACCGGGGACAGGCTTTCTGGCGGGTTGTCTTTCCCCAGGCCTATCGGGGTCTGCTGGCTGCAGCGACCCTGGCGTGGGCCCGCTCGCTGGGAGAATTTGGCCCGATTCTGATTTTTTCGGGGGCGACCCGGATGAAAACCGAGGTGCTGCCGACAACCGTGTTTCTGGAACTGACCGTGGGAAATATCGAGGGGGCCGTAGCCGCTTCACTGATTATGGTCGTTTCCGCCCTGATCGTGCTGGTGATTGCCCGCATGTTTGGTCTGACACGCTCGGCGGCGATATAA
- a CDS encoding FtsX-like permease family protein, with translation MSIFHLILQEMQHRKMNFLLGLLSVIVAVGCLIAALTLLQAEEIQTALILQQKEDEVKQAGAELKDAMRKITKGLGFNILILPADQDLEEFHLTGVVSGTMPEDNMRKLSESKIVTINHMLPMVAKKVTWPEKELDIILTGTRGEVPQLHRALKKPLQQPVPAGAMVLGYQVQKKTGLKAGDEVQLMGKGFKVAKVFPERGNADDSTVWINLKEAQQLLGMENLLNAILALECNCATEDRVAEIRKDVAEILPGTQIIERGPPALARAEARNTAAATAVASLEQEKANRIKLIERHASFAAILVPLVVLGCGAWIGFLSLENVRRRATEIGILRAIGVRSSQVFGIFIIKALLIGLVGALIGYFLGYWIGVTWGDLPAAADPAQVLFSGRWLLLSLVFAPLLSSLSSWIPALLASRQDPATILQEG, from the coding sequence ATGTCAATTTTTCATCTGATTCTTCAGGAAATGCAGCACCGGAAAATGAATTTTCTACTGGGGCTGCTGTCGGTGATCGTTGCGGTCGGCTGTCTGATTGCCGCCCTGACTCTGCTGCAGGCGGAGGAAATTCAAACCGCCCTGATTCTGCAGCAGAAGGAAGACGAGGTCAAACAGGCAGGAGCCGAACTGAAAGACGCGATGCGGAAGATTACCAAGGGGCTCGGGTTTAATATTCTGATCCTCCCTGCCGACCAGGACCTTGAAGAATTTCACCTGACCGGCGTTGTCTCGGGAACGATGCCCGAGGACAATATGCGGAAGCTGTCCGAATCGAAAATCGTCACCATCAACCACATGCTGCCGATGGTGGCGAAGAAGGTGACCTGGCCCGAAAAGGAACTGGATATCATTCTCACCGGCACCCGCGGTGAAGTGCCCCAGTTGCACCGGGCTCTGAAGAAACCACTACAGCAACCCGTGCCTGCAGGGGCAATGGTGCTGGGATATCAGGTACAGAAGAAAACTGGTCTCAAAGCGGGCGACGAAGTCCAGCTGATGGGCAAAGGGTTCAAGGTCGCCAAAGTCTTCCCCGAACGGGGGAACGCCGACGACAGTACCGTCTGGATCAATCTCAAAGAAGCACAGCAACTGCTGGGTATGGAAAATCTGCTGAATGCCATTCTGGCTCTGGAATGTAACTGTGCTACCGAAGATCGAGTCGCAGAAATCCGCAAAGATGTGGCTGAGATTCTGCCCGGCACCCAGATCATCGAACGTGGCCCACCAGCCCTGGCCCGCGCCGAAGCACGCAACACGGCGGCTGCGACTGCGGTCGCTTCATTGGAGCAGGAAAAAGCCAATCGGATTAAACTGATCGAACGGCATGCGAGCTTCGCCGCGATCCTGGTGCCTCTGGTGGTGCTGGGGTGTGGCGCCTGGATTGGTTTCCTTTCACTGGAAAACGTCCGCCGTCGAGCGACCGAGATCGGAATTCTGCGGGCGATTGGCGTACGTTCCTCCCAGGTCTTCGGAATCTTTATCATCAAAGCACTGCTGATCGGCCTCGTGGGGGCGTTGATTGGCTATTTTCTGGGCTATTGGATCGGCGTTACCTGGGGTGACCTGCCTGCCGCTGCAGATCCGGCGCAGGTCCTCTTTTCGGGACGCTGGTTATTGTTGAGCCTGGTGTTCGCCCCCCTGCTGTCGAGTCTCTCCAGTTGGATCCCTGCCCTGCTGGCGTCCCGCCAGGATCCTGCCACCATTCTCCAGGAAGGATGA
- a CDS encoding HesA/MoeB/ThiF family protein encodes MSGFAPLTDEERAVYEWQIWVPEFGEAGQEKLKNASVLVSRCGGLGSVVAYELAAAGVGKLVLAHAGNVKPSDLNRQLLMTHDWLGKPRVESAERRLKELNPRLEIVAIQENISEENAAGIVDQVDLIVDCAPLFPERYAMNRQSVLQQKPLIECAMYDLEAQITTFLPGQTGCLACLYPDNPPAWKREFPVFGAVSGTVGCMAAMEAIKVLAGFGETLANQLLMFDLRDMTFHRNRIQRRSDCPVCGA; translated from the coding sequence ATGTCTGGTTTCGCTCCCCTGACAGATGAAGAACGAGCCGTTTACGAGTGGCAGATCTGGGTGCCCGAGTTCGGCGAAGCCGGGCAGGAGAAGCTGAAGAATGCGTCGGTGCTGGTTTCACGTTGTGGCGGTTTGGGGAGTGTTGTGGCTTACGAACTGGCGGCTGCGGGAGTCGGCAAGCTGGTCCTGGCTCACGCCGGGAATGTGAAACCGAGCGATCTGAACCGACAGCTGTTGATGACGCATGACTGGCTGGGAAAGCCACGCGTCGAATCCGCCGAGCGGCGATTGAAGGAACTGAATCCAAGGTTGGAGATCGTGGCGATCCAGGAAAATATTTCAGAAGAGAATGCAGCAGGGATTGTGGATCAGGTAGATCTGATCGTCGACTGTGCACCGCTCTTCCCCGAGCGTTATGCCATGAATCGCCAGTCCGTTCTGCAGCAGAAACCACTGATCGAGTGCGCGATGTACGATCTCGAAGCACAAATCACGACCTTTCTACCCGGTCAGACCGGGTGCCTGGCCTGTCTGTATCCCGATAATCCCCCCGCGTGGAAACGGGAGTTTCCCGTGTTTGGTGCGGTTTCGGGAACGGTGGGCTGCATGGCGGCGATGGAGGCCATCAAAGTGCTCGCCGGGTTTGGCGAGACGCTGGCCAATCAACTGCTGATGTTTGATCTGCGCGACATGACATTTCACCGCAACCGGATTCAGCGCCGTTCCGACTGTCCGGTCTGTGGAGCCTGA
- a CDS encoding ATP-binding cassette domain-containing protein → MISVKHLCVQVGDFRLNDVSFEIPQGHYAVLMGKTGSGKTTILETICGLKKVQSGEVFLNGKDMTHAKPAEREIGYVPQEGVLFHTMTVKDNLAFALEIRKWKQREIDERVDELANLLGITGLLNRTPHGLSGGETQRVSLGRALAARPAILCLDEPLSALDEDTRGEICDLLINVQHVTGVTALHITHNISESERLGDVKLTINNGKLNMLPGGNPKKTVASPTTETSETPADTRAH, encoded by the coding sequence ATGATTTCGGTAAAACATCTTTGTGTACAAGTGGGTGACTTCCGGCTGAACGACGTCAGCTTTGAAATTCCTCAGGGGCATTACGCCGTACTGATGGGGAAAACGGGGAGCGGGAAGACCACCATTCTGGAGACGATCTGCGGTCTGAAAAAAGTGCAGTCCGGCGAGGTCTTTCTGAATGGTAAAGACATGACGCACGCCAAACCGGCTGAGCGTGAGATCGGATATGTGCCTCAGGAAGGCGTGCTGTTCCATACGATGACGGTCAAAGATAATCTGGCATTCGCTTTGGAAATCCGTAAGTGGAAGCAACGCGAGATTGACGAACGCGTCGATGAACTCGCGAACCTGCTGGGTATCACCGGATTGTTGAACCGGACCCCACACGGCTTAAGCGGTGGAGAGACACAACGGGTGTCTCTGGGACGCGCGCTGGCAGCCCGACCCGCGATTTTATGCCTGGATGAACCATTAAGTGCGCTGGATGAAGATACGCGCGGGGAAATCTGTGATCTGTTGATCAATGTACAGCACGTGACCGGTGTGACAGCGCTGCACATCACTCATAATATCTCCGAATCGGAACGTCTGGGAGATGTGAAATTGACGATCAACAATGGTAAGCTGAATATGCTGCCCGGCGGAAATCCGAAGAAAACCGTCGCCAGCCCGACCACGGAAACTTCTGAAACTCCAGCTGACACGAGAGCTCACTAA
- a CDS encoding MoaD/ThiS family protein, whose protein sequence is MKIAVEYTAQVKKAAGVGREEFEVPAGTTLQELVKTVAESRADSLKPLLFPAGEALHPSMLLFVSNEQVLWDEPLTLEPHHSVTILSPISGG, encoded by the coding sequence ATGAAAATTGCGGTCGAATATACAGCCCAGGTCAAAAAAGCGGCTGGTGTCGGAAGAGAAGAATTTGAAGTCCCCGCGGGCACGACGCTGCAGGAACTGGTCAAGACCGTGGCTGAGTCGCGGGCCGATTCATTAAAGCCACTGCTGTTCCCTGCCGGCGAGGCCCTGCATCCTTCCATGCTCTTGTTTGTTTCCAATGAACAGGTGCTGTGGGACGAACCGCTGACCTTGGAACCGCATCACAGCGTCACGATCCTTTCCCCGATCTCCGGAGGATGA
- the modA gene encoding molybdate ABC transporter substrate-binding protein: MKHPAPQPRIQVCSQSGRSGKVSGLVIAGGSVVFLVIMLVLLVYTPPKDTPSSSTTKSDSASSQTDESKSGDSAADPEENALLMYCAAGIKPPVAAMAAQFAEEEFGMPVHLQYGGSGTLLSNLQVAKKGDLYLAADTSYIEIAREKGLVDEAVSVARMHPVIMVQKGNPKGIKSIDDLLKENVTVALANPDAASIGKLTKKVLTKQGRWESLSKSARVFKPTVSEIATDVMLGAVDAAIVWDATVNQHPEKADMVDVPEFTEAIKNVTVGVLTSTEKPREALMFARYLQAPEKGQKAFAELGYETVKGDKWDPHPTILLFSGGVNRLAIQDTLKEFEEREGVTINTVFNGCGILVGQINSGQRPDAYFACDTSYMVQVQPKFSIPLTVAETDMVVIVEKGNPKQIKSVYDLAGKDVRVGLAHHEQSALGALTKKLLTSLKKDDQNLYDLVQPNVKTNTPTADLLVNQLRTGSLDAAIVYRANLPYVKDKVEIIEIKEGDPLAEQPIAILKTTDYPNLMQRLVDKLTATPSRGIFESIGFRWRITPESL, from the coding sequence ATGAAACATCCCGCTCCTCAGCCCCGAATTCAGGTCTGCTCTCAATCAGGCCGCAGCGGAAAAGTGTCAGGCCTGGTGATCGCCGGCGGCTCGGTCGTCTTTCTGGTGATCATGCTGGTCCTGCTGGTTTATACGCCGCCTAAAGATACTCCTTCGTCGTCTACGACAAAGTCAGACTCAGCCAGTTCACAGACAGACGAATCCAAAAGTGGTGACTCTGCTGCTGATCCGGAAGAGAATGCCCTGTTGATGTACTGTGCCGCGGGGATCAAACCGCCGGTTGCCGCGATGGCAGCGCAATTTGCCGAAGAAGAATTTGGCATGCCGGTTCACCTGCAGTACGGCGGATCCGGAACCCTGCTGAGCAATTTGCAGGTGGCGAAAAAAGGAGACCTCTACCTGGCAGCCGATACCAGCTACATCGAGATTGCCCGTGAAAAGGGGTTGGTCGATGAAGCTGTGAGCGTGGCCCGAATGCATCCGGTGATCATGGTGCAGAAAGGGAATCCGAAGGGTATCAAGTCGATCGATGATCTGCTCAAAGAGAATGTCACCGTGGCTCTGGCGAATCCCGATGCCGCCTCGATTGGCAAATTGACCAAAAAAGTTCTGACGAAACAAGGTAGATGGGAATCCCTTTCCAAGTCAGCCCGGGTGTTTAAGCCGACGGTATCGGAAATTGCAACCGACGTGATGCTGGGGGCCGTTGATGCCGCGATTGTCTGGGATGCGACTGTGAATCAGCATCCGGAAAAAGCAGATATGGTGGATGTGCCCGAGTTCACCGAAGCGATCAAGAATGTAACCGTAGGCGTGTTGACCTCTACGGAAAAGCCCCGGGAAGCGTTGATGTTTGCCCGTTATCTGCAGGCGCCCGAAAAGGGGCAGAAAGCGTTTGCGGAACTGGGATATGAGACTGTTAAAGGTGACAAGTGGGACCCACATCCGACCATCCTGCTGTTCAGCGGCGGTGTGAACCGGCTGGCGATTCAGGATACGCTCAAAGAGTTCGAGGAGCGCGAAGGGGTGACGATCAATACGGTGTTTAACGGCTGTGGCATTCTGGTGGGCCAGATCAACAGTGGTCAACGTCCCGATGCGTACTTCGCCTGTGATACTTCTTACATGGTGCAGGTGCAGCCCAAGTTCAGCATTCCCCTCACCGTGGCGGAAACCGATATGGTGGTGATCGTCGAGAAAGGAAACCCGAAGCAGATCAAGTCCGTCTATGATCTGGCCGGCAAGGATGTGCGGGTTGGCCTGGCGCATCACGAGCAGAGTGCCCTGGGCGCATTGACGAAAAAGCTGCTGACTTCCCTGAAAAAAGATGATCAAAATTTGTATGACCTGGTACAGCCCAATGTCAAAACCAATACGCCGACTGCAGATCTGCTGGTCAATCAGTTGCGTACCGGCTCGCTTGATGCTGCGATAGTTTACCGGGCGAATCTGCCTTACGTCAAAGACAAAGTCGAGATCATTGAGATCAAAGAGGGAGATCCCCTGGCTGAACAGCCGATTGCAATTCTGAAAACGACCGATTATCCGAATCTGATGCAGCGACTGGTGGATAAACTGACCGCTACGCCTTCGCGTGGCATTTTCGAATCCATCGGCTTCCGCTGGCGGATTACACCGGAGTCACTATGA
- a CDS encoding HD domain-containing protein: protein MNSSKMRRQIVFEAARLMYSRQETEYYRAKMKAARKVCQGWVKPSDLPSNREIRDEIQRFACTFEGESRTENLLAMRLQALRYLRLFKAFHPKIIGSTLTGHIRQGSDIDIHVFSHSCEAVTTQLDEDGTPYHVEHKTVKKHGEERVFTHIHVQDTYPVELTLYPTEKSSYGFKCSITGKRIERATLPEFEQLLEQDYPGIDLDQRLAEVEESVDRFQIYRMLLLPLAAVKQSKKYHPEGDALYHSLQVYDLACDELPYDEEFQLAALLHDVGKAIDSKNHVEAGLQALEGFITDRTAWLIEHHMEAHLIRSGTIGARARRRLMANENYEDLLLLEECDHSGREPGVQVPDVDDALESIRELSRLCS from the coding sequence ATGAATTCCAGCAAAATGCGCCGCCAGATCGTCTTTGAGGCGGCCCGACTGATGTATTCCCGTCAGGAAACCGAGTACTATCGCGCCAAAATGAAAGCAGCCCGCAAGGTCTGCCAGGGCTGGGTCAAGCCATCCGACCTCCCCAGTAACCGGGAAATCCGGGACGAAATTCAGCGTTTCGCCTGCACATTCGAGGGGGAGTCGCGAACCGAAAACCTGCTGGCGATGCGGCTGCAGGCCCTGCGTTATCTGCGACTCTTCAAGGCGTTTCATCCCAAAATTATTGGTAGTACTCTCACCGGGCATATCCGGCAGGGATCGGATATTGATATCCATGTCTTTTCGCACAGTTGTGAAGCAGTGACGACACAGCTGGATGAAGACGGGACGCCTTACCATGTCGAGCACAAGACGGTGAAGAAACATGGGGAAGAACGCGTGTTTACACACATTCATGTGCAGGACACCTATCCGGTCGAGCTGACGCTCTATCCCACAGAGAAATCGAGTTATGGCTTTAAATGTTCGATTACCGGGAAACGGATTGAACGTGCCACCCTGCCCGAGTTCGAACAACTGCTGGAGCAGGATTATCCCGGTATCGATCTGGATCAAAGGCTGGCAGAAGTCGAGGAGAGTGTGGACCGGTTCCAGATTTACCGTATGCTGCTTCTGCCGCTGGCCGCGGTGAAGCAGTCAAAGAAATATCACCCCGAGGGGGACGCGTTATACCACAGTCTGCAGGTTTATGATCTGGCCTGTGACGAACTGCCTTACGACGAAGAATTTCAGCTCGCGGCACTGCTGCACGATGTGGGCAAAGCCATCGATTCGAAGAATCATGTCGAGGCAGGCTTGCAGGCCCTGGAAGGATTTATTACAGATCGAACTGCCTGGTTGATCGAACATCACATGGAGGCCCACCTGATCCGGTCGGGGACGATCGGCGCCCGGGCCCGTCGACGGCTGATGGCCAATGAAAATTATGAAGACCTGCTGCTGCTGGAAGAATGTGACCACAGCGGTCGCGAGCCGGGAGTGCAGGTGCCGGACGTGGATGACGCGCTGGAATCCATCCGCGAACTATCCCGCTTGTGCAGTTAA
- a CDS encoding D-aminoacylase → MSSSDSSSTTSEFDVLIKGGTVIDGTRAPRVTADVGIKGDQIVALGDLSSAKGAFEIDATGKIVAPGFVDVHNHSDSWLLNTPNFLSKTSQGFTTEVIMADGISYAPVDRCTAADWIYYLQSLDGLYPEEYTGWESLEEYMNLLDGRNVQNVMTHIPYANLRSMHCGFGRQRVDDFQMKLICSEVRKGMEAGAVGISTGLDYVAQCFSPTDELVEACQAMAEYDGLYVSHIRYKKSLMPAIEELVEIGKRAGVKVHISHMKGQHPGQAEEALEYIDKVARHEVDISFDVYPYQPGSTMLHFLLPYEVFEEGPRKAVEKLKQPEMQQRFKYGLENYLLDISAIQIAWVLTEKNKQHQGKMLSQYVEETGLPKEEALIKLLIEEEMAVLLVFNMGDDRLVDPVLQHDLYMMGTDGIYMDGGVIHPRQFGSAARILGPCVRDHKLFSLEDAVYKLSGCAAQRFGMEKRSILKQGNYADIVVFDPETIQDNATYTDPQQYSTGMEYVLTNGVPIVHNNQPLDVKSETLPGRYVRYQPR, encoded by the coding sequence ATGAGCAGCAGTGATTCTTCTTCCACGACCTCTGAATTTGATGTTCTGATTAAAGGCGGCACCGTCATCGACGGAACCCGCGCCCCGCGCGTGACTGCCGACGTCGGCATCAAGGGGGACCAGATCGTCGCCCTGGGAGACCTTTCCTCTGCGAAGGGGGCCTTTGAGATCGACGCGACAGGAAAAATCGTCGCCCCCGGCTTCGTGGATGTCCACAATCACTCCGACAGCTGGCTCCTGAATACGCCGAACTTCCTCTCCAAAACATCGCAGGGATTCACAACGGAAGTCATCATGGCCGATGGCATCTCGTATGCCCCCGTCGACCGCTGCACTGCCGCCGACTGGATCTACTATCTGCAGTCACTCGACGGACTCTACCCCGAAGAATACACGGGCTGGGAATCGCTCGAAGAGTACATGAATCTGCTCGACGGCAGAAACGTGCAGAATGTGATGACCCACATCCCGTATGCCAATCTGCGTTCCATGCACTGCGGATTCGGACGCCAGCGGGTTGATGACTTCCAGATGAAACTGATCTGCAGCGAAGTCCGCAAGGGCATGGAAGCGGGCGCGGTGGGAATCTCAACCGGCCTCGATTACGTCGCCCAGTGCTTCTCGCCCACCGACGAACTGGTCGAAGCCTGCCAGGCGATGGCCGAATATGACGGCCTGTATGTCTCGCACATCCGCTACAAGAAATCGCTGATGCCCGCGATCGAGGAACTCGTCGAAATCGGCAAGCGGGCCGGCGTCAAGGTACACATCTCTCACATGAAGGGACAGCATCCGGGGCAGGCCGAAGAGGCACTCGAATACATTGACAAAGTCGCCCGCCACGAGGTTGATATTTCGTTCGACGTCTATCCCTATCAGCCCGGCTCCACCATGCTGCACTTCCTGCTTCCCTATGAAGTCTTCGAAGAGGGCCCCCGCAAGGCAGTCGAGAAACTGAAGCAGCCCGAAATGCAGCAGCGGTTCAAATACGGACTGGAGAACTACCTGCTCGACATCTCGGCCATTCAGATCGCCTGGGTCTTGACCGAAAAGAACAAGCAGCACCAGGGCAAAATGCTCAGCCAGTACGTGGAAGAAACAGGGCTTCCCAAAGAGGAAGCCCTGATCAAACTGCTGATCGAAGAAGAGATGGCCGTCCTGCTGGTGTTCAACATGGGCGATGACCGCCTGGTCGATCCCGTTCTGCAGCACGACCTGTATATGATGGGCACCGACGGCATCTACATGGACGGGGGCGTCATTCATCCCCGCCAGTTCGGTTCCGCCGCGCGAATCCTCGGCCCCTGTGTCAGGGACCACAAACTCTTCTCACTGGAAGATGCGGTTTATAAGCTCTCCGGTTGTGCCGCCCAGCGGTTCGGCATGGAAAAACGCAGCATCCTCAAACAGGGCAACTACGCGGACATCGTCGTCTTCGATCCCGAAACCATTCAGGATAACGCGACCTACACAGATCCGCAGCAGTATTCCACCGGTATGGAATATGTTCTCACCAACGGCGTGCCCATCGTACACAATAACCAGCCGCTGGATGTTAAATCCGAAACACTCCCCGGACGCTACGTCCGCTATCAGCCCAGGTAA